In the genome of Bacteroidales bacterium, the window TGAGCCAATCCAAAAGAAAGAGAGCAGGGTAAATGCAAATCAATCTGAAGTCAGATTTGAACCTGAATTAACCGGAACGTATGAAATAGAATTCAACAACGTACAAGAAAAGACCGCCAAATCAAAAAATGCAAAACAAACACCTTCAAAACAAGAGAAATTTCATGCAGACAAGCCAACCAGGGAAGTCCAGGTGCTTCAGAATGCTTTGAAGGAGATAGGATTTTTCAATTCAGTTTCTGATGGTATTTACGGTCCATTGACCAGAAAAGCTGTGATGATTTTCCAGGAAAGTGCTGGTCTTCCTCAGGATGCAGATTTGGATGATGAAGCCTATCAGACATTGCTTGAGAAAATCAATGCCTACACAAAAGCTAATCAGGCAAAACCTGGCAAAGAGCAAACAACCCGAAGTGAGCAAACAACCATTTTAGAAAATGAAAACCCAATAAACGAAAACAAGCCCGGTCTGTCTGAGTACGAGTTCGTGATAAATGAAGATTTAAACAATCGTAACTTCAGTTCAAACTTCCTTATAGTCAGGATAGGGTGGGAGAGGATCAGGGAATTTGTAGTTGACGGTGATCATTTCGATTTTGACAGAGCGAATTGGGGATCCATACTCGCTGCTTTCATACTACCATCTGACCTTACAGATGAAATTCGGATTTTACCTTTCATAACTTTGCCGGTTGATAATCTGCCTTTAATTTTAAAGTCAGCAAATGTTGATTTCGAAGGAGAAAATTTTAAAGTGGAAACCGATCTGTATATAATTGAAACTTCTTTTAAATACCAGATTACTTCGGAGAGGTTGTTGAAAGAATTACCGACCCTCAGTAGCAACAGGATATTGGGTAATGATAAAATCTATGAAGGGGCGGTTTTTATCAGCAAAGAAGAATTTGATAAAATCAGGGAATTAGGGATCAAAGGATTTATTGGGGAACGGTTTAATAAGGCGGCCATATCAAAACTGGATACCGACTCCCCTTATCTTGACATTGAAGATGAATTGGGTTTTGAGGGTGATTATAAAGCCCTGGCATCGGTGATGGCCTACAAAAAACTGGAACCACCGCTCGCTATTGGATTATTTGGAAACTGGGGAAGCGGAAAAAGTTTCTTCATGAACAAACTCGAAAAAGAAATAAATATCCTGGCCAACGATAAAAATCTTCAGGATGTTTATTGTCAGGAAGTGGTGCAGGTAAAATTCAATTCATGGCACTATTCCGATTCGAATCTATGGGCCAGTCTGATAACCAAAATTTTTGAAGACCTGCAGAAGCACAAAAATGATGACAGCGAAGCCGTAAAAAACCTTTTCAAAAATCTGAATTCAACCAAAGGATTGGTCGCAGCTGCCCAACAAAAGATTGATTCGATAAAGGTCGAAGTGCAACTTTTAGAGAATGAAAAAGCAAAGGCTGAGGGGGAAATCGAAAAAAAAGCAGGCGAATTAAATACCCTCCGTTATAGAGACATAGCGGTTGCAATCTGGAATAATCCGGTGATAAAGGAGAACCGAGAAAAAATTGATCAAATATTCCCCGACAAACTGTCC includes:
- a CDS encoding peptidoglycan-binding protein, whose amino-acid sequence is MEKPTIKISKVAREFNVGHNTIIEFLQKKGFNVDLDPNAKLSDEMYKLLKKEFSEPIQKKESRVNANQSEVRFEPELTGTYEIEFNNVQEKTAKSKNAKQTPSKQEKFHADKPTREVQVLQNALKEIGFFNSVSDGIYGPLTRKAVMIFQESAGLPQDADLDDEAYQTLLEKINAYTKANQAKPGKEQTTRSEQTTILENENPINENKPGLSEYEFVINEDLNNRNFSSNFLIVRIGWERIREFVVDGDHFDFDRANWGSILAAFILPSDLTDEIRILPFITLPVDNLPLILKSANVDFEGENFKVETDLYIIETSFKYQITSERLLKELPTLSSNRILGNDKIYEGAVFISKEEFDKIRELGIKGFIGERFNKAAISKLDTDSPYLDIEDELGFEGDYKALASVMAYKKLEPPLAIGLFGNWGSGKSFFMNKLEKEINILANDKNLQDVYCQEVVQVKFNSWHYSDSNLWASLITKIFEDLQKHKNDDSEAVKNLFKNLNSTKGLVAAAQQKIDSIKVEVQLLENEKAKAEGEIEKKAGELNTLRYRDIAVAIWNNPVIKENREKIDQIFPDKLSENIQSIKTRVNELSSFTNQVIESAKIIYKFRKGKKPIALLVGFAVFVLSCFLILQYQGKSLDFLNWVTVKSSLIVTALTQLVGFLMPVMGKVNTAYKNLKDLEQTYVELVEKEKSANYLAINDLERLIEMKQVELRKYEEEIAQLKQEKKEKEQEIDDITSGRKLSQFIQRIVSDSKYKESLGIISWIRKDFEELN